A genome region from Lucilia cuprina isolate Lc7/37 chromosome 3, ASM2204524v1, whole genome shotgun sequence includes the following:
- the LOC111674795 gene encoding monocarboxylate transporter 12, with protein MNVFFCTFTADGMTYSFGLFYDEFLTYFNEGKGYTAWIVSIMVGVTFASGPISSSFVNRYGCRAVTIAGSILASFCIVISMFAQNVLTLIITIGLGTGLGFGLIYLPAIVSVSTYFEAKRSLATGIAVCGSGFGTFVFAPLTEHLIGSYGWRGALLIIGGVVLNCIIFGAMFRPLEPPKPKNKKKIIDGHTTPAELEPLKPNVKQADQYLQLPKTDANGGALCRSNSVGHTFKNSDSKLNGSANGKMDISVVSKSTSNDDIIKVSLSQPHLAQLKESHREKSGSGTMYRQDILYQGSLTNIPEYARSRTDLSGSGHIQRYGSVKHSSLHLSEEEEIVKCCGCIPCSKETRDTMAEMMNFSLLKDVIFIIFAISNFCTSIGFNMPYVYIVAQAKALDLSSEQSSYLIAIIGVANTIGRIILGYISDKPWVNRLWIYNICLTVCGIATAMCPLCTDFYSLGFYCSVFGFTIGAYVGLTSVILVDLLGLEKLTNAFGILLLFQGIASLIGPPIGGWLYDITFSYSPAFILAGIMIAVSGLVMFAVPPIQRMQARKAERLNAQEIALS; from the exons ATGAACGTATTTTTTTGCACATTCACAGCTGATGGTATGACATATTCCTTTGGTCTGTTTTACGATGAATTCCTGACATATTTCAATGAGGGCAAAGGTTACACAGCATGGATTGTATCAATTATGGTGGGAGTAACATTTGCTTCGg GTCCCATATCATCATCATTTGTAAATCGTTATGGCTGCAGAGCGGTTACGATAGCTGGATCTATTTTGGCCTCATTCTGCATAGTCATTAGTATGTTTGCACAG AATGTTCTCACCCTCATTATTACCATTGGTCTGGGTACCGGTTTGGGTTTTGGTCTCATCTACCTGCCAGCCATTGTCAGTGTTAGTACTTATTTCGAAGCCAAGAGATCACTGGCCACTGGTATTGCCGTATGTGGTTCTGGTTTTGGCACATTCGTATTTGCTCCCCTTACCGAACATTTAATTGGTTCGTATGGCTGGCGGGGAGCCTTGCTAATCATTGGTGGTGTGGTTTTGAATTGTATCATATTTGGTGCCATGTTTAGACCTTTAGAACCACCCAAACccaaaaacaagaagaaaattattgatgGTCATACCACACCAGCTGAATTGGAACCTTTAAAGCCAAATGTCAAACAAGCAGATCAATATTTACAATTACCCAAGACTGATGCTAATGGTGGAGCTTTGTGTAGATCCAATAGTGTGGGTCATACTTTTAAGAACTCG gATTCCAAACTTAATGGTTCGGCTAATGGTAAAATGGATATTTCTGTTGTTTCCAAAAGTACCAGCAATGATGACATTATTAAGGTTTCATTGAGTCAACCTCATTTGGCACAATTAAAGGAATCCCATAGAGAAAAATCCGGAAGTGGTACTATGTATAGACAAGATATTTTATATCAA GGTTCTCTTACCAACATACCCGAATATGCTCGCTCCCGCACAGACCTTTCTGGTTCTGGTCACATACAACGCTATGGTTCAGTTAAACATTCTTCTTTACACTTAAGCGAGGAAGAG gaaattgtaaaatgttgtggCTGCATTCCCTGCTCGAAAGAAACCCGTGATACCATGGCTGAAATGATGAATTTCTCTTTGCTGAAGgatgttatatttattattttcgccATTTCCAATTTCTGTACCAGTATTGGTTTCAACATGCCCTACGTTTATATTGTGGCTCAAGCTAAAgctttagatttaagctcagaaCAATCTTCTTATCTTATTGCCATAATTGGTGTAGCCAACACTATTGGCAGAATAATACTGGGTTATATATCTGATAAACCCTGGGTAAATCGTTTGTGGATATACAACATCTGTCTAACAGTTTGTGGTATTGCCACCGCCATGTGTCCTCTTTGTACAGATTTCTATTCTTTGGGTTTCTATTGTTCGGTATTTGGTTTTACCATTGGTGCCTATGTGGGTTTAACCTCAGTGATATTAGTCGATTTGTTGGGTCtggaaaaattaacaaatgctTTTGGTATATTGCTATTGTTCCAGGGTATTGCCTCGCTGATAGGACCACCCATTGGag GTTGGTTGTATGACATTACCTTTTCCTATAGTCCTGCCTTCATTTTGGCTGGTATCATGATTGCTGTCAGTGGTTTGGTCATGTTTGCCGTGCCTCCCATCCAACGTATGCAAGCTAGAAAGGCTGAACGTTTAAATGCTCAAGAAATTGCTTTAAGctag
- the LOC111674798 gene encoding uncharacterized protein LOC111674798, producing the protein MIKEFFENSEIFVTGGSGVVGKALIEKLLRSCNVKKIYVLLRPKKNVSIEDRLEKVKNAMVFRQLKLQKPDELDKKLMAIPGDAVVPFLGITPEYQQILKNVSIVFHCAATVRFDEPLRDALRLNVGGTLETLKFAETLKNLKVFMHVSTFFSNPYLERVEEKVYESPMDWRVCLNLLERNDISEEQLDIITRKLIIGFPNTYCFTKNLAESLVNDYKDKLPVAIYRPSIVLFAIEEPEPGFAPSLMGAMGLFAVTAAGILKTIYIGKDTRLDLTPQDFGIKNLCYYTVKTANLYKSKNKPQNIPVFLTSSCTHSELTFRQYIHLVQDHGFWAEAAFEKNLLIPGLHCTDNRLMYLFLVLFKHILPSLLADFGLILSGRKPVLMSVHRKLYITLEVMKPFLFNSYSSSGITDADEMMAKLKGTEFNMDILPACKEFYRNVGFCQTMVYSVREHLFKEDPKTLPKSRKILQTKIFVYKVIKFLLTIMVFGKLLHLLGYFWSEKLPRRVKANKMLPEFYKDKEIFITGGSGIVGTALIEQLLRSCDVRKIYLLLRPKRSMTLEKRLERVKEEQVFRQLKIQKPQELDQKLVAIAGDAKLPMLGITEESAKLMKNVSIIYHCAATVRFDEPIRDALKLNVGGTLEAIKFAQTLKKLKIFMHVSTFYSNPYLTRIEPKFYKAPMDWKFCLDLLERKDIGEEELDIITRKLIVGFPNTYCFTKNLAESLVNDYRDKLPVCIYRPSIVFFALEQPEPGFSPSLMGVMGLFAVTGAGLLKTIYINKKNRLDITPQDVSVKNMLYYTFKAAQVYEKSKPLDIPVYMTSTCTNFDMTLIEYIQIMDDFGLWEKAAYEKSLLVPGIRTTSNRFIYMFFVLLLQLLPALLVDFVLLLTGRKPVLMRIQRKVFQTLEVMQPFMFNNYESEGITHYQEMKEKLKDTTFSVDVLDNGCDLFTNVGFCNNMVFSARDLLFKEDPKSLPKARRIFKLKVWLYKFVQFIVLYKVYVWTMEYIKNSYAEWRHNDFCSLD; encoded by the exons atgattaaggaattttttgaaaatagcgAAATTTTTGTTACCGGTGGATCGG GAGTGGTTGGAAAAGCTTTAATTGAAAAGCTTTTACGTTCCTgtaatgttaagaaaatatatgtCTTGTTGCGTCCCAAGAAAAATGTTTCGATTGAAGATCGCTTGGAAAAGGTCAAAAATGCTATG GTATTTCGTCAACTAAAGCTACAGAAACCAGATGAATTGGATAAAAAGCTAATGGCCATACCCGGTGATGCAGTGGTTCCCTTTTTGGGTATAACACCagaatatcaacaaattttgaaaaatgtttcaattgTTTTTCATTGTGCTGCCACCGTGCGTTTTGATGAACCGCTAAGAGATGCTCTGAGACTTAATGTAGGCGGTACATTAGAGACACTGAAATTTGCTGAAACTCTTAAAAATCTGAAAGTATTTATGCATGTTTCGACGTTCTTTAGTAATCCATACTTGGAACGTGTGGAGGAAAAAGTTTACGAATCTCCCATGGATTGGagagtttgtttaaatttactgGAAAGAAATGATATCTCAGAGGAACAATTGGATATCATAACTAGAAA gTTAATTATAGGTTTTCCCAATACGTattgttttactaaaaatttggcTGAGTCGTTGGTAAATGACTACAAAGATAAGTTGCCGGTGGCTATTTATAGACCATCTATAG ttttatttgcaATTGAGGAACCAGAGCCAGGCTTTGCTCCTTCTTTAATGGGTGCTATGGGCTTGTTTGCCGTTACGGCAGCTGGTATTTTGAAAACCATTTATATAGGCAAGGATACCAGACTTGACTTGACACCACAAGATTTTGGCATAAAGAATCTATGTTATTATACTGTTAAAACTGCCAATTTGTATAAGAGTAAAAATAAACCCCAAAATATACCAGTTTTTCTGACATCATCGTGTACTCACAGTGAACTGACTTTTCGTCAGTATATACATCTCGTTCAAGATCATGGCTTCTGGGCTGAAGCGGCTTTTGagaaaaacttacttataccgggTTTGCACTGCACTGATAATCGGTTAATGTACTTATTTTTG gttttatttaaacatattttacctTCATTATTGGCTGATTTCGGATTGATATTGAGTGGACGTAAGCCTGTACTTATGAGTGTTCATCGTAAATTATATATTACCTTGGAGGTGATGAAACCGTTCCTTTTTAACAGTTACAGCAGTTCGGGAATAACGGATGCAGATGAAATGATGGCTAAGTTGAAGGG AACGGAATTTAATATGGATATTTTGCCAGCGTGCAAAGAGTTTTATAGAAATGTAGGATTTTGCCAAACAATGGTGTACAGTGTAAGAGAACATTTATTTAAAGAGGATCCCAAAACATTGCCAAAAAGCAGAAAAATATTGCAAAC taaaatttttgtttacaaagtgATTAAATTCTTGTTGACTATTATGGTTTTTGGAAAACTCCTGCATTTATTGGGTTATTTTTGGTCTGAAAAACTGCCACGAA GAgttaaagcaaacaaaatgtTACCCGAATTCTATAAGGATAAGGAAATATTTATAACTGGCGGTTCTG GTATTGTGGGCACAGCTTTAATTGAACAACTTTTACGTTCCTGCGATGTacgcaaaatatatttattactcCGTCCTAAAAGGTCCATGACTTTGGAAAAACGTTTGGAAAGAGTTAAAGAAGAACAG GTCTTTCgacaattaaaaatacaaaaacctcAAGAACTGGATCAAAAACTAGTCGCTATAGCCGGAGATGCTAAATTACCTATGTTGGGTATAACTGAGGAATCAGCTAAACTAATGAAAAATGTATCTATTATATATCATTGTGCGGCTACAGTGCGTTTTGATGAACCTATACGAGATGCTCTTAAACTAAATGTCGGCGGTACCTTAGAGGCTATAAAATTTGCTCAGACCTTAAAGAAACTTAAGATATTTATGCATGTATCAACATTCTATAGCAATCCATATTTAACACGCATTGAACCCAAATTTTATAAAGCGCCTATGGACTGGAAATTTTGTTTGGATCTATTGGAAAGGAAAGATATAGGTGAAGAGGAATTGGATATTATTACCAGAAA GTTAATAGTGGGCTTTCCTAACACCTattgttttactaaaaatttggcAGAGTCATTGGTAAATGATTACAGAGATAAGTTGCCAGTTTGCATTTATAGACCCTCAATAG ttttctttgctTTAGAACAACCGGAACCCGGTTTTTCTCCATCATTAATGGGTGTCATGGGTTTGTTTGCTGTAACCGGTGCTGGTTTACTAAAAaccatatatataaataagaaaaatcgtTTGGATATAACACCGCAAGATGTTTCGGTGAAAAATATGTTGTATTATACTTTCAAAGCTGCCCAGGTCTATGAAAAATCAAAACCCTTAGATATACCAGTTTACATGACATCAACTTGTACAAATTTCGATATGACATTAATAGAGTATATTCAAATAATGGATGATTTTGGTCTATGGGAAAAAGCCGCCTATGAGAAAAGTCTTTTGGTGCCGGGCATACGCACCACTTCCAATCGCTTTATTTATATGTTCTTT GTTCTACTCTTGCAACTTTTGCCCGCTTTACTAGTGGACTTTGTACTACTACTCACAGGCCGCAAGCCGGTTTTAATGCGCATACAACGTAAAGTATTCCAAACTCTAGAGGTAATGCAACCTTTTATGTTTAACAACTATGAAAGTGAAGGCATAACCCATTACCAGGAAATGAAAGAGAAACTAAAAGA CACAACATTCAGTGTGGATGTATTAGACAACGGCTGTGATCTCTTTACAAATGTGGGTTTTTGCAATAACATGGTTTTTAGTGCCCGGGATTTGCTCTTTAAAGAAGATCCCAAATCATTACCTAAAGCTAGAAGAATATTTAAACT caaagTATGGTTGTATAAATTTGTGCAATTTATTGTACTTTACAAAGTCTATGTTTGGACTatggaatatattaaaaactcttATGCAGAATGGCGTCATAATGATTTCTGTTCTTTGGATTAA
- the LOC111674805 gene encoding SET domain-containing protein SmydA-8 isoform X1: MATPAELARLIDLHLSDLRDPEPNWTIGPSKVAGRGVFATRDIQQGETIFRERALVVGPTARKGSILNTCVCCHKLLGVKDFLCKNKCTLPVCDKCADSPEHHNECQLFQRWQPMDMKQINANRNNNTTITSNGKANGVGNGKVKGKGIARHNNNTNGSNGNGLVADVHEKSPELVEPKQQTEEQTEDDSYPPVNSMSLRLLTAIRVFFLNEDQRALINAMQANNDRGYRQEIIKAAQCFRKFPTTDKLFMDRLFRNVGVCNTNAFETPCRVGEHETLLRGLFPLTAVMNHECTPNASHYFGKTCMVLVRAARFIPKGAEITTTYTKILWSNLTRCIFLRMTKNFICDCVRCNDNTENGTYLSALFCREKNCKGIVIPVQTKTMQPDWRCLTCEAVFPHAKMARYQDFALNTINNRINVSSVSDMITFINDVCPRFCPSTNYVLVEAKLNVIWRMSKVSKEEYTEEQLQCRDRYKEEILGLLEKLGAGDCTLRKLITEQIQ; this comes from the exons ATGGCGACACCAGCTGAGCTGGCTCGCCTTATTGACCTGCATTTATCAGATTTACGTGACCCTGAGCCTAACTGGACAATAGGCCCTTCAAAAGTGGCAGGACGTGGTGTATTTGCCACACGCGATATACAACAGGGCGAAACTATATTTCGCGAGAGAGCATTGGTTGTGGGGCCAACAGCACGTAAAGGTTCTATATTAAATACTTGCGTCTGTTGTCATAAATTATTGGGGGTCAAggattttttatgcaaaaacaaaTGCACACTACCAGTGTGTGATAAATGTGCCGATTCGCCAGAACATCACAATGAATGTCAATTATTTCAACGTTGGCAACCGATGGATATGAAGCAGATAAATGCCAACAGAAACAACAATACAACCATTACCAGCAATGGCAAGGCCAATGGCGTTGGCAATGGTAAAGTCAAAGGCAAGGGAATTGCTAGGCATAACAATAACACGAACGGATCGAATGGTAATGGTCTGGTAGCTGATGTTCATGAAAAATCGCCCGAACTAGTAGAGCCAAAGCAGCAGACGGAGGAGCAGACAGAAGATGATTCTTATCCTCCCGTAAACTCCATGTCCTTACGCCTTCTAACCGCCATACGTGTCTTCTTTCTCAATGAGGATCAACGCGCTTTAATTAATGCAATGCAGGCTAATAATGATCGGGGTTATCGCCAAGAAATTATTAAAGCGGCTCAATGTTTCCGTAAATTTCCCACTACCGATAAACTTTTTATGGATCGTCTCTTTCGCAATGTAGGCGTGTGTAACACGAATGCCTTTGAAACACCCTGTAGGGTAGGAGAACATGAAACCCTACTTAGGGGTCTTTTCCCCCTAACCGCCGTCATGAATCATGAATGCACGCCCAATGCTAGTCATTATTTTGGTAAAACCTGCATGGTTTTGGTAAGAGCTGCTCGTTTTATACCCAAAGGTGCAGAGATTACGACAACATATACGAAAATTTTATGGAGTAATTTAACAAGATGTATTTTCTTAAGAAtgaccaaaaattttatatgtgatTGTGTCAGGTGTAACGATAATACA GAAAATGGTACCTACCTCTCAGCGCTATTCTGTCGTGAAAAAAACTGTAAGGGTATCGTGATACCAGTGCAAACGAAAACCATGCAACCTGATTGGCGTTGTCTCACTTGCGAAGCAGTCTTTCCTCATGCGAAAATGGCGCGTTATCAAGATTTTGCCTTAAACACCATTAATAATCGTATAAATGTCAGCAGTGTTAGCGATATGATCACCTTTATAAATGATGTCTGTCCCAGATTTTGTCCCTCAACAAATTATGTGTTAGTCGAAGCCAAACTTAATGTTATATGGCGCATGTCGAAAGTGTCAAAGGAGGAATATACCGAAGAACAATTGCAATGTCGGGATCGTTATAAAGAGGAAATATTGGGTTTATTGGAGAAACTAGGAGCTGGTGATTGTACTTTAAGGAAACTCATAACCGAACAAATACAATGA